One Maribacter dokdonensis DSW-8 genomic region harbors:
- a CDS encoding 3-oxoacyl-ACP synthase III family protein — MSISITGTGSYIPELKVSNKDFNDHHFLNLDGTAFKQDNEVIIKKFKAITGIEERRYAPKEYNASDLAYFAAEKAIIDAQLDKETLDYIIVAHNFGDLKEGYIQGDTLPSLATRVKHKLKINNPKCVAYDLIFGCPGWLEGMIQANAFIKSGIANKCMVIGAETLSRIVDDYDRDSMIYADGAGATIVERSDDGGEIIAHESATYANDEANFLFFGDTYNKEDEKKAYYIKMFGRKIYEFAVTNVPSAMASCLDSSGIKIDEVKKIFIHQANEKMDEAIVKRFYKIYDKEMPEGIMPMSISKLGNSSVATIPTLFDIVKAGKLENQEIKKGDVVIFASVGAGMNVNAMVYRI, encoded by the coding sequence ATGAGCATATCAATTACGGGTACGGGTAGCTATATTCCTGAACTCAAAGTTTCCAATAAAGATTTTAATGACCACCATTTTTTAAACCTAGACGGCACAGCGTTTAAGCAAGATAACGAGGTCATTATTAAGAAATTTAAAGCCATTACCGGTATTGAAGAAAGAAGATATGCCCCAAAAGAGTATAACGCATCGGACCTTGCATATTTTGCAGCAGAAAAAGCCATAATCGATGCACAGTTAGACAAAGAAACCCTAGACTATATTATTGTTGCACATAATTTCGGGGACTTAAAGGAAGGCTATATACAAGGTGACACTTTACCTAGTTTGGCCACAAGGGTGAAACATAAATTAAAGATCAACAATCCCAAATGTGTGGCCTATGATCTGATCTTTGGTTGCCCAGGTTGGTTAGAAGGTATGATTCAAGCTAACGCTTTTATCAAAAGTGGTATAGCCAATAAATGTATGGTAATAGGTGCTGAAACGTTATCAAGAATAGTTGACGACTATGATCGGGACTCCATGATCTATGCAGATGGTGCAGGAGCCACCATAGTTGAAAGATCAGATGACGGAGGTGAAATTATCGCCCACGAATCTGCCACCTATGCCAATGATGAAGCCAATTTCCTTTTCTTTGGCGACACCTATAATAAAGAAGATGAAAAAAAGGCATACTATATTAAAATGTTCGGTAGAAAAATCTATGAGTTTGCCGTTACCAACGTACCATCAGCAATGGCTTCATGCTTAGATAGTAGCGGTATAAAAATTGACGAAGTAAAAAAGATTTTTATTCACCAAGCCAACGAAAAAATGGATGAAGCCATAGTAAAACGCTTCTACAAAATATATGATAAAGAAATGCCGGAAGGCATTATGCCAATGAGTATATCCAAGCTTGGCAATAGCTCAGTGGCAACCATACCAACACTATTTGATATAGTTAAAGCAGGTAA